A portion of the Salmo trutta chromosome 1, fSalTru1.1, whole genome shotgun sequence genome contains these proteins:
- the LOC115205925 gene encoding jupiter microtubule associated homolog 1, producing MTTTKTFQGMDPGAKSSSRVLRPPGGASNISFGTDEAPPVRKNKLGSNIFLEPDDPHAHRRSNPPGGTAKGTLCGEPSAPLRRCQQPLLFPKNNETDEVITSINVPLGVEECQQANNDCPEEPEEKEQKEEAPQPSAPSGAAANAAAPSGRRNPPGGMSSLILG from the exons ATGACGACGACAAAAACCTTTCAAGGGATGGATCCCGGTGCGAAAAGCAGTTCCAG GGTGCTGCGGCCGCCGGGCGGGGCCTCCAACATATCGTTCGGCACAGACGAAGCCCCCCCTGTACGCAAGAACAAACTGGGCTCCAACATTTTCCTAGAGCCTGACGATCCCCACGCCCATCGGAGGAGCAACCCACCCG GCGGGACGGCCAAGGGTACTCTGTGCGGAGAACCGTCCGCTCCCCTTAGACGGTGCCAGCAGCCACTCCTCTTCCCCAAAAACAATGAGACAGACGAGGTCATCACCTCCATCAACGTTCCTTTAGGG GTTGAGGAGTGCCAGCAGGCAAACAATG ACTGTCCTGAGGAACCTGAAGAGAAGGAGCAGAAGGAGGAGGCACCACAGCCCTCTGCCCCCTCGGGAGCTGCCGCCAACGCAGCCGCCCCCTCCGGCCGAAGAAACCCCCCAGGGGGCATGTCCAGCCTCATCCTGGGTTGA